In the Hordeum vulgare subsp. vulgare chromosome 7H, MorexV3_pseudomolecules_assembly, whole genome shotgun sequence genome, one interval contains:
- the LOC123412454 gene encoding auxin-responsive protein IAA25-like isoform X2 produces MRQKANSLSGKRLRWTEVSAGAPIATASPLGHKTQVVVKYQSYSLGEAMKSSSVAPSLKQEQVHASKLREGVLNNLELRLGISSDNGLSSGGGGATTPWLGVGVHPWSLSARQDKAALEQPQQRPNECPAHREDRPQLVGWPPVRTFRKNLSATSTRPVYSEDLSKVEPSYEENDHGNINAGVSVQERPAMFVKVNLEGYAVGRKIDLNAHRGYGSLSSALQSMFHGFLSDGHGKIATREDEERPEYHKGKGTMKNYILLYEDNEGDRMLVGDVPWELFVASVKRLYIAKDPRADRSNKK; encoded by the exons ATGAGGCAAAA AGCAAACTCACTTTCAGGAAAAAGACTGAGGTGGACTGAGGTTTCAGCTGGAGCTCCAATAGCCACTGCATCCCCCTTGGGACACAAG ACACAGGTAGTAGTGAAGTACCAGAGCTACAGCTTGGGAGAGGCCATGAAGAGCTCTTCAGTTGCACCAAGCCTGAAACAGGAGCAAGTACATGCTAGCAAACTGCGGGAAGGCGTCCTCAACAACCTTGAGCTTAGGCTTGGCATCTCTTCCGACAATGGCctgagtagtggtggtggtggtgctactaCTCCATGGCTTGGTGTTGGAGTGCACCCTTGGAGCCTGTCCGCCAGGCAAGACAAGGCGGCCCTGGAACAACCTCAGCAGAGGCCTAATGAGTGTCCTGCACACAG AGAAGATCGCCCTCAACTGGTCGGATGGCCACCGGTGCGGACATTCCGCAAGAATCTGTCTGCCACATCCACAAGGCCTGTATATTCTGAAGACCTGAGCAAAGTGGAACCCAGCTATGAAGAAAACGACCATGGAAACATAAACGCTGGAGTTTCAGTACAAGAGAGGCCAGCCATGTTCGTGAAGGTGAACCTGGAAGGGTATGCTGTCGGGAGAAAGATTGACCTGAATGCACACCGCGGCTACGGGTCGCTATCCAGTGCTCTTCAGAGCATGTTCCATGGCTTCTTGTCAG ATGGCCATGGGAAGATTGCAACCAGAGAGGATGAAGAGCGGCCGGAATATCACAAGGGCAAGGGCACGATGAAGAACTACATTCTTCTGTACGAGGACAACGAGGGCGACCGCATGCTCGTCGGCGACGTACCGTGGGA GTTGTTCGTCGCTTCAGTAAAGAGGCTCTACATTGCCAAGGACCCTAGAGCTGACAGAAGCAACAAGAAGTAG
- the LOC123412454 gene encoding auxin-responsive protein IAA25-like isoform X1 yields the protein MVGQCCRANSLSGKRLRWTEVSAGAPIATASPLGHKTQVVVKYQSYSLGEAMKSSSVAPSLKQEQVHASKLREGVLNNLELRLGISSDNGLSSGGGGATTPWLGVGVHPWSLSARQDKAALEQPQQRPNECPAHREDRPQLVGWPPVRTFRKNLSATSTRPVYSEDLSKVEPSYEENDHGNINAGVSVQERPAMFVKVNLEGYAVGRKIDLNAHRGYGSLSSALQSMFHGFLSDGHGKIATREDEERPEYHKGKGTMKNYILLYEDNEGDRMLVGDVPWELFVASVKRLYIAKDPRADRSNKK from the exons ATGGTTGGACAATGTTGCAG AGCAAACTCACTTTCAGGAAAAAGACTGAGGTGGACTGAGGTTTCAGCTGGAGCTCCAATAGCCACTGCATCCCCCTTGGGACACAAG ACACAGGTAGTAGTGAAGTACCAGAGCTACAGCTTGGGAGAGGCCATGAAGAGCTCTTCAGTTGCACCAAGCCTGAAACAGGAGCAAGTACATGCTAGCAAACTGCGGGAAGGCGTCCTCAACAACCTTGAGCTTAGGCTTGGCATCTCTTCCGACAATGGCctgagtagtggtggtggtggtgctactaCTCCATGGCTTGGTGTTGGAGTGCACCCTTGGAGCCTGTCCGCCAGGCAAGACAAGGCGGCCCTGGAACAACCTCAGCAGAGGCCTAATGAGTGTCCTGCACACAG AGAAGATCGCCCTCAACTGGTCGGATGGCCACCGGTGCGGACATTCCGCAAGAATCTGTCTGCCACATCCACAAGGCCTGTATATTCTGAAGACCTGAGCAAAGTGGAACCCAGCTATGAAGAAAACGACCATGGAAACATAAACGCTGGAGTTTCAGTACAAGAGAGGCCAGCCATGTTCGTGAAGGTGAACCTGGAAGGGTATGCTGTCGGGAGAAAGATTGACCTGAATGCACACCGCGGCTACGGGTCGCTATCCAGTGCTCTTCAGAGCATGTTCCATGGCTTCTTGTCAG ATGGCCATGGGAAGATTGCAACCAGAGAGGATGAAGAGCGGCCGGAATATCACAAGGGCAAGGGCACGATGAAGAACTACATTCTTCTGTACGAGGACAACGAGGGCGACCGCATGCTCGTCGGCGACGTACCGTGGGA GTTGTTCGTCGCTTCAGTAAAGAGGCTCTACATTGCCAAGGACCCTAGAGCTGACAGAAGCAACAAGAAGTAG